The proteins below come from a single Ruegeria sp. SCSIO 43209 genomic window:
- a CDS encoding GNAT family N-acetyltransferase: MSNALTIRPLRPEDRDQWAEMWRDYLAFYETEVPDSTFQSTFARLLGDDPNDFSCFVADLDGQLLGLTHYLFHRHAWKEESVCYLQDLYARPEARGTGVGRALIEAVYEEADRQKAPSVYWLTQENNHTARKLYDRIGKLSPFLKYQRP; the protein is encoded by the coding sequence ATGTCTAACGCCCTCACAATTCGCCCCTTGCGACCAGAAGACCGGGATCAATGGGCCGAAATGTGGCGTGACTACCTGGCATTTTATGAAACCGAAGTGCCGGATTCGACTTTCCAAAGCACCTTTGCGCGGCTCTTAGGTGATGATCCGAATGACTTTTCCTGTTTTGTCGCGGATTTGGATGGGCAACTGCTTGGACTGACCCACTACCTGTTTCATCGCCACGCCTGGAAGGAAGAAAGTGTCTGCTATCTGCAGGATCTCTATGCCCGCCCAGAAGCGAGAGGCACCGGAGTTGGACGCGCCCTGATTGAGGCCGTCTATGAAGAAGCGGACAGGCAGAAAGCCCCCTCAGTCTATTGGCTGACGCAGGAAAACAACCATACCGCACGCAAACTCTATGACCGCATCGGCAAGTTGTCGCCGTTCCTGAAGTATCAGCGACCATGA
- a CDS encoding MoxR family ATPase: MTARFQGTAEYVATDDLNIAVNAAVTLERPLLVKGEPGTGKTELAKQVAGALGLTMIEWNVKSTTRAQQGLYEYDAVSRLRDSQLGDERVHDVSNYIRKGKLWQAFDADEKVVLLIDEIDKADIEFPNDLLQELDKMEFHVYETGETIRAKNRPIVIITSNNEKELPDAFLRRCFFHYIRFPDEATMRRIVEVHHPGIKDALLTTALTQFYEIRETQGLKKKPSTSEVLDWLKLLLAEDLSAEDLKRDGVNALPKLHGALLKNEQDVHLFERLAFMARSKR; this comes from the coding sequence ATGACCGCACGTTTTCAAGGCACCGCAGAATATGTTGCCACCGACGATCTGAACATTGCCGTGAACGCCGCCGTCACGCTGGAACGCCCGCTGCTTGTCAAGGGCGAACCCGGAACCGGCAAAACCGAGCTGGCGAAACAGGTCGCAGGCGCGCTGGGGCTGACAATGATTGAGTGGAACGTGAAATCCACAACGCGCGCGCAGCAGGGACTGTATGAATACGATGCGGTCAGCCGTCTACGTGACAGTCAGCTAGGTGATGAGCGCGTGCATGATGTCTCGAACTATATTCGCAAGGGGAAGCTATGGCAGGCATTCGATGCGGATGAAAAGGTTGTGCTACTGATCGACGAGATCGACAAGGCTGATATCGAGTTTCCGAACGACCTGCTGCAAGAACTCGATAAGATGGAGTTCCACGTCTACGAGACTGGCGAGACGATCCGTGCCAAGAACCGTCCTATCGTCATAATCACGTCGAACAACGAAAAGGAACTACCTGACGCATTCCTGCGCCGCTGCTTCTTTCACTACATCCGCTTTCCAGACGAAGCCACGATGCGCCGTATCGTCGAAGTCCATCACCCCGGCATCAAAGATGCGCTGCTGACCACCGCGCTGACCCAGTTCTACGAAATCCGCGAAACGCAAGGTTTGAAGAAAAAGCCCTCGACCTCGGAAGTGCTGGACTGGCTGAAACTGCTCTTGGCTGAGGACTTGAGCGCTGAGGACCTTAAACGCGACGGTGTGAATGCACTGCCCAAGCTACATGGTGCGCTTCTAAAAAATGAGCAGGACGTACACCTGTTTGAAAGGCTGGCCTTCATGGCGCGTAGCAAGCGGTGA